The following are from one region of the Magallana gigas chromosome 6, xbMagGiga1.1, whole genome shotgun sequence genome:
- the LOC105336665 gene encoding uncharacterized protein — protein sequence MNIRMIIPLMDREAEYRMWKSLLTILLMYLIKNTDTSKCRNSPKGEAYIGKISHTVNGHQCVRWDSVHISNLENFNSDFTEKRSEHENYCRNPDQRQAPWCFTETTGGFWEYCNIPFCKHLIDLSKCKMTATGLGYNGDISTTASGKTCQRWDSQYPHSHTFTYMQNQENYCRNPSADSDLWCYTLDPAFRLENCNVPICECRDTPEGYFYIGKTSHTVNGRQCVRWDSVDISNLEYFNIGFTEKLSEHENYCRNPDQRQAPWCFTETSGGFWDYCSIPFCIPNIDLSKCKMTINGLDYNGDISTTASGKTCQRWDKYPQSHVFYPQQEQASLQKNYCRNPNANHDLWCYTSDINIAWEYCYVPVCECRDTPKGESYVGNISYTVSERQCVRWDSVNISNPEYYNIGFTEKLSEHENYCRNPDQRQAPWCFTETSGGFWDYCNIPFCIRNDAECLNSPKGLDYFGTENKTADKEQCQRWDSMEPHQHNFSVGFMGLSASEHENYCRNPNDDRMPWCFTVNSTVRFQYCNILNCPTSDECRTSEIGSEYRGKRDRTRYGIPCQRWDTITPHRPDPKISFSGSTLSAQENFCRNPNSKSNLGPWCYTVDPNVRWEMCDIPFCSGYVCDFFKGNCTVNQLNDETMKWVLNEIEDKTLALTLSANLTIPQPVLPTLRLPNMRFTNTGGCLEMEYRATGDDIRLDLSTAKQNLTSLQNSTKWMPIKVNLDYSSDDYQIIMTPVSNQASSVNFEIKYIHIQYTPCKDCFACLEDHLCIQNEKFCDMNVDCPDESDERNCALECYYENVYKGVRKETKSLHHCRSGTTCNFDDFHQKRLGCYYDKESRFAWVQEWDECSVSKCNVTSLNCDFERDMCNWKFLQKGIQYNRQKADYTDKIVISAKLNILQEGSNEEKAVLFSAPQPPTSDFGCITISYAGKGVRLQLLFTKGTFYTNNERVYEGSEFDYTVFKTTSVAITPKDIPYMVILVGIFIKNQSWIQIEKISYEKGICVEKDTCTTLQFKCEDGSCIAIDQVCNGFINCPYKDDESACIYNNKTACLKHDDGCPILCPSHCQCEGVIFKCKSPENLRKEVKVLDLSLNSLNTSNLRKFYSLVHLNLSGCSIVQSSLADISQMNFLQNLDLSHNNITDLGWGTFYGLSNLLYLNISNNQIKRLRINSFSNTPRLIHLIINNNYIKEIIVDQSYNYFPRLKFLDLRNNNLKTIDPTLLYSLMDGLLTLDLSYNSIKIISDYMFLSFYKLQILNLKHNLISNLDGISLLSLNTLVELDLSYNSIHNITKYMFKEFQKLKVLNLRNNFISMLDGYPFSTLLMLYELDISYNSILNINGNFSRLDKLSVLNLQNNIITNLKDFSFSNLTSLRTLNLAFNRIHFIHKKAFDGLSTLTKLNLTGNRIKVLAPSRFVALLNLEILDLSNNGLNILDYSTFQGLQSVKYLHIHNNKLTVYRTMFQGLCNLEWLHTDSYVICCAKPSTVSSNNCIAPRDSISSCEQLISVGFLSQMIWYMALFSVIGNAFVIYYRNCGKIRGSASHCVFVLHLSISDFLMGLYLFIIAIADLEYQNIYGFNDSEWRYSKACTIAGLLATTSSEASVIFIFLITLERFIVLKHPFSAGVFKNRRLVILITIIAWLSAIAFSAVPLFVYQDFYSRSTVCISLPLTTERVSGWEYSTLLFIGFNLLIFLTVVILQLLIYIHVKRMGSKTNNDNTKREMKVLRSLSYVVVSDTLCWIPIIVIGLMAYGGVGVSPDIYAWVIVVVLPINSALNPFIYTFSMIYRRKARK from the exons ATGAACATCCGAATGATCATTCCTTTAATGGACCGCGAAGCTGAATACAGAATGTGGAAATCGTTATTAACTATTCTACTTATGTACCTGATAAAAAATACAGATACTTCAA AATGTAGAAACTCCCCAAAAGGTGAAGCATATATCGGGAAAATCTCACACACAGTCAATGGGCATCAGTGTGTGAGATGGGATAGCGTACATATTTCAAACCTAGAAAATTTCAATAGCGATTTTACAGAAAAACGTAGTGAACATGAAAATTATTGCAGAAATCCCGACCAACGCCAAGCACCATGGTGCTTTACGGAAACAACTGGCGGGTTTTGGGAATATTGTAACATTCCATTTTGTAAACATC TTATCGacctttcaaaatgtaaaatgacAGCAACGGGATTGGGATACAATGGAGACATTTCAACAACAGCTTCCGGAAAAACATGTCAACGCTGGGACAGTCAGTACCCTCATTCGCATACATTTACGTATATGCAGAATCAAGAAAACTACTGTAGAAATCCATCTGCCGACTCGGACCTGTGGTGTTACACATTAGACCCAGCCTTCAGATTGGAAAATTGTAATGTTCCAATTTGCG AATGTAGAGACACTCCAGAAGGATACTTCTATATCGGGAAAACCTCACACACAGTCAATGGGCGTCAGTGTGTGAGATGGGATAGCGTAGACATTTCAAATCTAGAATACTTCAACATTGGTTTTACAGAAAAACTGAGTGAACATGAAAATTATTGCAGAAATCCCGACCAACGCCAAGCACCATGGTGCTTTACGGAAACATCTGGTGGATTTTGGGATTATTGTAGCATTCCATTTTGTATACCTA aTATCGacctttcaaaatgtaaaatgacTATAAATGGATTAGACTACAATGGAGACATTTCAACAACAGCTTCCGGAAAAACATGTCAACGCTGGGACAAATACCCGCAGTCGCATGTATTCTATCCACAGCAAGAACAAGCtagtttacaaaaaaattactgTCGAAATCCAAATGCCAATCACGATCTCTGGTGTTACACATCAGACATAAACATTGCATGGGAATATTGTTATGTACCAGTTTGCG AATGTAGAGACACTCCAAAAGGAGAATCATATGTCGGGAACATCTCATACACAGTCAGTGAACGTCAATGTGTGAGATGGGATAgcgtaaacatttcaaatcctGAATACTACAACATCGGTTTTACAGAAAAACTGAGTGAACATGAAAATTATTGCAGAAATCCCGACCAACGCCAAGCGCCATGGTGCTTTACTGAAACATCTGGTGGATTTTGGGATTATTGCAACATTCCATTTTGTATACGTA ATGACGCAGAATGCCTTAATAGTCCCAAAGGCTTAGATTATTTTGGAACCGAGAATAAAACGGCGGACAAAGAACAATGTCAACGCTGGGATTCGATGGAACCACATCAACATAATTTCTCTGTAGGATTTATGGGACTCTCCGCCTCTGAACACGAAAATTATTGTAGGAACCCTAATGACGACAGAATGCCATGGTGTTTTACTGTAAACAGTACAGTTAGATTTCAGTATTGCAACATTTTAAATTGTCCGACAA gtGACGAATGTAGGACTTCAGAAATTGGATCAGAGTACAGGGGAAAACGAGACAGAACTCGATATGGAATCCCTTGTCAACGTTGGGACACAATTACCCCCCACAGACCTGACCCAAAAATCAGTTTTTCAGGATCCACTCTCTCTGCACAGGAAAATTTCTGTAGAAACCCTAACAGCAAATCAAATTTAGGTCCCTGGTGCTACACTGTTGATCCCAATGTGCGGTGGGAAATGTGTGATATCCCGTTCTGTTCCG GTTATGTTTGTGACTTCTTCAAAGGCAACTGTACAGTGAACCAATTAAACGATGAAACAATGAAATGGGTTCTGAATGAAATAGAAG ACAAAACACTAGCTTTAACACTCTCAGCTAATTTGACGATTCCACAACCAGTATTACCGACACTGAGATTACCAAACATGCGATTCACAAACACTGGAGGTTGTTTAGAAATGGAATACCGAGCAACTGGGGATGACATACGTTTAGATTTAAGTACTGCCAAACAAAACTTGACGAGTCTGCAGAACAGCACCAAGTGGATGCCCATAAAAGTTAACCTAGACTACTCATCCGATGACTATCAG ATAATCATGACACCAGTTTCCAATCAGGCGTCTTCagtgaattttgaaataaagtatatacACATACAATACACACCATGCAAAG ATTGCTTTGCTTGCTTGGAGGACCACCTGTGCATTCAAAATGAGAAATTTTGTGATATGAATGTGGATTGTCCCGATGAAAGTGACGAAAGGAACTGTG cTTTGGAATGCTATTATGAAAATGTGTATAAGGGAGttagaaaagaaacaaagtctCTTCACCACTGCCGTTCTGGTACCACCTGTAACTTTGATGATTTTCACCAAAAAAGACTGGGCTGTTATTATGATAAAGAATCGAGATTTGCTTGGGTACAGGAATGGGATGAATGCAGCGTCTCGAAATGTA atgtaacAAGTTTGAATTGCGATTTTGAAAGGGATATGTGTAACTGGAAATTTCTTCAAAAAGGAATACAATATAATCGACAGAAAGCTGACTATACTG ACAAAATAGTTATATCTGCAAAACTTAATATCTTGCAAGAAGGCAGCAATGAAGAAAAGGCTGTGTTATTTAGTGCGCCGCAACCTCCTACATCTGATTTCGGTTGTATAACAATTTCTTACGCAGGAAAGGGTGTCCGTTTACAACTCCTTTTCACTAAAGGAACATTTTATACAAACAATGAAAGGGTTTACGAAGGCAGTGAATTTGATTACACAGTTTTTAAAACGACAAGCGTTGCGATAACACCGAAGGATATTCCGTATATG gTCATTTTAGTTggaattttcattaaaaatcaatcttggatacaaattgaaaaaataagttATGAAAAGGGCATTTGTGTAG AAAAAGACACATGTACCACTTTACAGTTCAAATGTGAAGATGGCAGTTGCATTGCCATCGATCAAGTATGTAATGGGTTCATCAATTGTCCATACAAAGATGATGAATCagcatgtatatataacaaCAAAACAGCGTGTTTAAAACATGACGATGGCTGTCCAATACTGTGCCCTTCCCACTGCCAATGTGAAGGAGtaattttcaaatgcaaatCACCGGAAAATCTCAGAAAAGAAGTCAAAGTTCTTGATCTAAGCTTAAATTCTTTGAACACAAGTAACCTAAGAAAGTTCTACTCCCTCGTACACTTGAATTTATCAGGGTGTTCGATAGTCCAGTCATCACTTGCAGATATATCACAAATGAACTTTCTTCAAAATCTGGACCTCTCACATAATAATATTACTGATCTAGGATGGGGAACATTTTATGGGTTGTCAAATTTGTTGTATCTGAATATCTCAAACAATCAAATTAAACGTCTTCGAATAAATTCATTCTCAAACACGCCAAGGTTgattcatttgattataaataataattacataAAGGAAATAATAGTAGACCAGAGCTACAATTACTTCCCACGTCTAAAGTTTTTAGATTTACGAAATAATAACTTAAAAACTATTGACCCAACTTTATTATATTCTTTAATGGATGGCTTGCTTACATTAGATCTTagttataattcaatcaaaattatttctgaTTATATGTTTCTGAGCTTTTATAAATTacaaattctaaatttaaaacacaatcTAATTTCAAATCTGGATGGAATTTCACTTTTATCATTAAATACATTAGTTGAATTAGATCTTAGTTACAATTCAATTCATAACATCACCAAATACATGTTTAAGGAATTTCAAAAACTGAAAGTTCTAAATCTACgaaataatttcatttctatGTTAGATGGATATCCATTTTCAACATTATTGATGCTGTATGAATTAGATATAAGTTATAATTCAATCTTAAATATAAATGGTAATTTTAGTAGATTAGATAAATTGagtgttttaaatttacaaaataatatcataacaaatttaaaagatttttcattcTCAAACCTAACGTCTTTGCGTACTCTTAATCTTGCTTTTAACCGGATACATTTCATCCATAAAAAAGCATTTGATGGTCTGAGTACGCTTACAAAATTGAATCTTACCGGAAACAGAATTAAAGTTCTTGCTCCATCCAGATTTGTTGCTTTATTAAATCTTGAGATATTGGATTTGTCAAACAACGGTTTGAATATACTTGATTACTCAACATTTCAAGGACTACAATCTGTGAAGTATTTACATATTCACAACAACAAATTGACAGTATACAGAACAATGTTCCAAGGTCTTTGTAATCTGGAATGGTTGCACACAGATTCCTATGTCATTTGTTGCGCAAAACCCTCTACTGTATCTTCAAATAACTGCATAGCGCCACGAGATAGTATATCCTCCTGTGAACAACTGATAAGTGTTGGTTTTCTTTCACAGATGATATGGTACATGGCACTTTTTTCCGTGATTGGAAACGCATTTGTTATATACTATCGCAACTGTGGAAAAATCAGAGGAAGCGCTTCACATTGTGTGTTTGTCTTGCATCTAAGCATTTCTGATTTTCTAATGGGATTGTATTTGTTCATTATAGCAATTGCCGATTTGGAGTATCAAAACATCTATGGATTTAATGATAGTGAGTGGAGATATAGCAAAGCGTGTACCATAGCAGGGTTACTAGCTACAACCTCTAGTGAGGCAtcagtaatttttatttttctcataacCTTGGAAAGATTTATTGTGTTAAAACATCCATTTTCTGCAGGAGTTTTCAAAAACAGAAGATTggttattttaattacaataattGCTTGGTTGAGTGCCATTGCGTTTTCAGCTGTTCCTTTATTCGTCTACCAAGACTTTTATAGCAGATCAACAGTGTGCATATCGCTACCTTTAACAACAGAGAGGGTATCCGGTTGGGAATATTCAACTCTTTTATTTATCGGCTTCAATTTGCTAATATTTTTAACTGTTGTGATTCTCCAACTccttatttatatacatgtcaaACGGATGGGAAGCAAGACTAATAACGACAACACAAAGCGGGAGATGAAAGTCTTAAGATCTCTGTCGTATGTTGTTGTGTCTGACACTTTATGCTGGATTCCTATTATAGTAAttg GGCTTATGGCCTATGGAGGAGTCGGAGTTTCTCCGGACATCTACGCCTGGGTTATTGTGGTCGTCCTTCCAATAAACTCGGCACTTAATCCTTTTATATACACATTTAGCATGATATACAGACGGAAAGCTAGGAAATGA
- the LOC105326968 gene encoding uncharacterized protein, whose protein sequence is MKIREVGKTKDIAKVYEIPEGLSPGLQIIVRGRVPWETKEFAINISEKKEGGDILLHLNPRPTEGICVRNSFIGGNWGEEEKWQPDFPFTNGKSFTLKIEVTKDAFRTLVNGKMFADFKHRTDLKKGKFLVLREGAEYSAVTYQHRTIIPLTSKLPSGLKVGKTIRVRGMCSGQDGFSISFMDDKGNIYFHFNPRPQEKCLIINACLNGNWGKEERKFVQKFPFLPMQYFEASFVLMEDKFTVFVNDEHFEDFTYRGDPENISTLNIKGRVNIQETEYLGSMLSLMEVESGLEPGDIFVLNGIVDKKGDPFAVNFLNGQSMDGDIALHLNPRAQTRDIFLNSKKAGKWQTEEKVDLPDALSSGKPFRIRVETKKKKFKIFVNGKPLTNYKVRGSIKDIKAVNVSGKVFILETLLMKRLVKPAMELLPGGIQSGSWVTLQAIPKKNWRQFVINVECGEREKKDIAFHFKVRKGDRKVFRNSCQNDKWGKEESETPCFPFDFGHISEIVFYVDKEKIMTFVNGQSFIEFKHRLPLERITHLFMDGDCNFYEPEVLV, encoded by the exons ATGAAAATCCGAGAGGTCGGGAAAACGAAG GACATCGCCAAGGTTTATGAGATTCCGGAAGGTCTGTCTCCAGGCTTGCAGATTATAGTGAGGGGTCGAGTTCCATGGGAGACGAAAGA ATTCGCCATCAATATTTCCGAAAAAAAGGAGGGCGGAGATATTTTGTTACATTTGAACCCTCGACCGACAGAGGGCATTTGCGTACGAAACTCTTTCATTGGTGGAAACTGGGGGGAAGAAGAAAAATGGCAGCCGGATTTTCCTTTTACAAATGGAAAATCTTTCACTCTGAAGATCGAAGTAACAAAAGATGCCTTTCGAACACTGGTCAATGGAAAGATGTTTGCTGATTTTAAACACAGAACAGACTTGAAGAAGGGCAAGTTTCTTGTTCTGCGTGAAGGGGCCGAATACTCTGCCGTTACATATCAACATAGGACC ATAATTCCGTTAACTTCAAAACTTCCTAGCGGATTGAAGGTTGGAAAGACAATCAGAGTCCGAGGCATGTGCTCTGGACAAGACGG GTTTTCGATCAGTTTCATGGACGACAAAGGAAACATATACTTTCACTTCAACCCCCGCCCCCAGGAGAAGTGTTTGATTATAAATGCTTGTTTGAATGGTAACTGGggaaaagaagaaagaaagttTGTACAAAAATTTCCCTTCCTTCCAATGCAGTACTTTGAGGCTTCGTTTGTCCTCATGGAAGATAAATTTACA GTGTTCGTGAACGATGAGCACTTTGAAGATTTCACATACCGAGGAGACCCTGAGAACATTTCTACTCTGAATATCAAGGGCAGAGTTAATATTCAAGAAACTGAGTATTTGGGATCTATG CTTTCTCTGATGGAAGTAGAATCTGGTCTTGAACCTGGAGACATCTTCGTTCTAAATGGAATTGTTGATAAGAAAGGAGACCc tttCGCTGTGAACTTTCTGAACGGACAATCAATGGATGGCGACATCGCTTTACACCTTAATCCTCGGGCGCAAACTCGTGACATCTTCTTGAACAGCAAAAAAGCAGGCAAATGGCAAACTGAGGAAAAGGTTGATCTACCCGATGCTCTAAGTAGCGGAAAACCGTTTCGAATCAGAGTagaaactaaaaaaaagaaattcaag ATCTTTGTGAATGGCAAACCGTTAACCAACTATAAAGTACGGGGATCTATTAAAGACATCAAAGCTGTTAACGTGTCTGGCAAAGTATTCATATTGGAGACACTTCTGATGAAGAGATTG GTTAAGCCTGCTATGGAACTGTTACCGGGAGGAATACAGTCGGGGAGTTGGGTTACCCTACAGGCAATTCCAAAAAAGAACTGGAGAca ATTTGTTATCAACGTTGAATGCGGTGAGAGGgagaaaaaagatattgctTTCCATTTCAAAGTTCGCAAAGGCGACCGTAAAGTGTTTCGAAATTCCTGTCAAAATGATAAATGGGGCAAGGAGGAAAGCGAAACTCCATGTTTTCCTTTCGACTTTGGGCACATTTCTGAGATTGTCTTCTACGtcgataaagaaaaaataatg ACCTTTGTCAATGGTCAATCGTTTATTGAATTCAAACACCGCCTGCCTTTGGAGAGAATTACACATCTGTTCATGGATGGAGACTGCAATTTCTACGAACCGGAAGTATTGGTTTAA